A stretch of DNA from Lycium ferocissimum isolate CSIRO_LF1 chromosome 4, AGI_CSIRO_Lferr_CH_V1, whole genome shotgun sequence:
TAGGCACGTGATTGCATGGAGAGGGGCTGAAGCTAATATCTTGCTGCAAATGTACTCTTTGTTTGTTGCTTAGAATTAATTATAGATTCCCTAAGAAACATATTTTATTTAAGATTTATCACCAGCATGCTAGGTTCCTATTGCAGGACCCAGGTTGAGAAGAGACAAGGCAAGCAGTCTGACGTCGTCTCATTTTCTGTAATTTAAAATGCAGCAAATTGATTATTATGGCGCAAAAGCAAAATTTTGTAGAAAAAAGATAGTAGATATAAACAAACTCTCTTCAATTAGAGGGGAAAAAAAGAGAGTGAATAGATGAAACTAGAGGTTCTTACCACAGCAAAAAAAATTCCTCACTCTTTTCGCAGGCATACGAATAAAAGACCAAAttacttttaagttttaaacATATCGGAgtacactacaaaaaaatcactattttccttttcagtggctatttcccactgaatgtcTGTGGGTAAAACCTAAATAGCAGAGTTTTCACACGGAAAAATTAGGAAGTTTTCCGGCATTTCAATAGGAACCTGTTTCCCACCATGCGTTTTCCTAGTGAGATTGTTCGGTGGGAATGAGGTAtgaaaatcatgtttttttccactgaatgtcggtgggaaaaatCTCTTTTTCTAGTAGTGGTAATTGATATCGTGCTATATTAATCAAAGTAATTACCTGCCGAGATACTAACCATAAGAAGGGCAGTTGATCTCTTGATCATATTGGCGACTCCCTAATAGTAATACTTCAAAGAAAAATCATTCCTGCACTACCAAATTGTAATTAAAGATGAAATTAAATATGTTCCTCTTTTACTTTGGGGGCAGGGGAAGGAATGATATTGGCAGAAAGTCCTACCAAGGTATTTGGCACGTCTCCAGTTATTCCATCCAGTTTCAAATGTCGGTATTCATCCAATTGGCGTCTATGTCGTCTTCTGATTCCATCTCTAAACAGAGTGCTTCCTGAACTTTTAGCTTCCACAGAAATGTAGGATCCTTGTGAGTTCTCCAGaatatttttgttcttgaagtaCTCTGCTGTCTGCGCCTGAACTAATGTACCACTAGAAAGCTTTAGCAATAATGAACTGACAACGATTAACATCCCCCTCACCACCCTACTAGTTACATGCTCTAAAGGAACACTTTGATGTCATTCCACCAAATTATTGAATTCAATTCACGTACATGTCAGGAACATACACGGCAGAACATTAACTATGAAGGAAACAAAGGAGGGGCTTAATGAAATACCTGAACATACCAGATTTTGAAGAAGCTGAGGTCACTGCAACATCTTTAAGCTTCTTAATTTTTTCAATTACGAAGTCATTTGCAGGGTCATCTACGATGTTCATCTCAAAGCATAAAAGCGCCTTTTCACACGCCTGAAAAGTAAAAGTCAGAGGCAGATATTAGGATACGCTTACTAGATAACTTCACTAGATTTTTGAATCCATAAGATACACAACAGTAAATGTACAAATAGATAGCATCAAGTGAAATATATATGCTCTTAGTATCGGCAAAGTGTTAAACATGCAATAGTTACGCAGCTAGATTGATAAAATTCCTAGCATAACTTTCACTACATAGATATGTCCATCACAAATTGTCCATACCTATGCTGCTCGGACTCTTAAAAATGCCAACGGGTGcgtgttggatcctccaaaaatagtgCATCTTTGGAGAATCGGACATGGGTGcggcaacatttttggagagtccgagcaacataggtccATACTATATTTCTAAATTAGACAAAGGAGGACCATTGCTGATGTAGAGGAGGCCAATTATAAGGAGATGCTTTCAGCAAGTGTAATTCCTAATTCAGGATGCAAAAAAATCATACTTAACCTACATCTAACAAATTCTTCCAACAAGAGGCATAGAGATACCAAAGTTAAGTTGATTTTCACAATAGCATCTGAATATTAGATCAAATCAATTATTCAGTTACCCTAACCCAGATATGAACCTATTATAAAATTCTTTTCTGTTTGATATACAAACACATACCAAAGGGGAACACAATATGAATTGATAAGAACCTTAAGCTATGATCACATAAGTAAAGAAATATGACAGTACAAGCAGTAGCATCATTTTAGAATTAAGTCTGACCTTAATGTGCTGTTAGAATAGATCAGAATCTTACAAAGTGAGCATAAATTTGCAATGGACAGCACATACAAAGAATTTTATTCCTTGCTCATTCGCACATGTATACGAAATATGCTTACAAGTGCCCAAAATATTATTACCAGTTTACCTTGTTTGCAATGGAACAAAAGCCACTTTCAAGTGAATGCTCAGCAAAAGTGAGCCACTCACTATATGAAACAAGAAGCCTCTGATCACTTATAGCTTTCTGCTCTCTCATAAGCAGTGCCTCATATATCAAGGCCAAGCAACTCTGTGCATACCCAATTGTTAAGAGTCACTTGTTTGTAACCAAAACAAAAGGACAATCAAAATTGCTAAAATAGATCCCTACATCATCATCAGTTGTGGCTTAAAGCTTTCACAACATAGGATACGCCTACACTTTGAATCTCCCAAAATGTTTGACACGTTTTAACTGAAATTTTTTGTGTGCATCTCTCACAAGTTTCAAACAGATAATTTAAAGCATTTTGTGATGTATCTAATATCAACTAAGCTTCGACAACTACATCGACATTCTGTTGAAGACTACAGTTAACTCTTACACTTCATGCTCAGTCAAATTTTGtcacataaaagaaaagaacgAGGTGTAGCGCAACAATATACAACGAAAGCTAGCTTTTAAATAAATATGACCATGAGTAATCATATCCTATGTAGGATTAACATTATTCCTTCACTACACTTATTGGATAGTCAGGTTCTCGTGTTCCTAAATATCACTTCTATTGAGTACTTCGTTTTCTCAAACTTTTACCTAAAACAGTTTGTATATACATAAGGAAGGATATATTTCCTTTACAGATACATAACACTACTTTCTCCGGTACACAGTAATCATTGTTTACGTATTTTTCTACTCACATTACCACCAAAAGCACCGCCGCTTGTACAGCTATATAAGTTTTCCGTGTCTACTACTAATACTTATTGAAGTGCA
This window harbors:
- the LOC132054707 gene encoding protein DOUBLE-STRAND BREAK FORMATION isoform X2; the protein is MSTAVSQQISLFRSQIKNRRFDEGIFRVLESVLASIDLKSLDGVVSTLKQFMRHESLCIIEEIAEKSTEYKLLIVDFLVRFFNLIGDTESCLALIYEALLMREQKAISDQRLLVSYSEWLTFAEHSLESGFCSIANKACEKALLCFEMNIVDDPANDFVIEKIKKLKDVAVTSASSKSVQAQTAEYFKNKNILENSQGSYISVEAKSSGSTLFRDGIRRRHRRQLDEYRHLKLDGITGDVPNTLE
- the LOC132054707 gene encoding uncharacterized protein LOC132054707 isoform X3, translated to MSTAVSQQISLFRSQIKNRRFDEGIFRVLESVLASIDLKSLDGVVSTLKQFMRHESLCIIEEIAEKSTEYKLLIVDFLVRFFNLIGDTEACEKALLCFEMNIVDDPANDFVIEKIKKLKDVAVTSASSKSVQAQTAEYFKNKNILENSQGSYISVEAKSSGSTLFRDGIRRRHRRQLDEYRHLKLDGITGDVPNTLVGLSANIIPSPAPKVKEEHI
- the LOC132054707 gene encoding protein DOUBLE-STRAND BREAK FORMATION isoform X1, with the translated sequence MSTAVSQQISLFRSQIKNRRFDEGIFRVLESVLASIDLKSLDGVVSTLKQFMRHESLCIIEEIAEKSTEYKLLIVDFLVRFFNLIGDTESCLALIYEALLMREQKAISDQRLLVSYSEWLTFAEHSLESGFCSIANKACEKALLCFEMNIVDDPANDFVIEKIKKLKDVAVTSASSKSVQAQTAEYFKNKNILENSQGSYISVEAKSSGSTLFRDGIRRRHRRQLDEYRHLKLDGITGDVPNTLVGLSANIIPSPAPKVKEEHI
- the LOC132054707 gene encoding protein DOUBLE-STRAND BREAK FORMATION isoform X4; translated protein: MSTAVSQQISLFRSQIKNRRFDEGIFRVLESVLASIDLKSLDGVVSTLKQFMRHESLCIIEEIAEKSTEYKLLIVDFLVRFFNLIGDTESCLALIYEALLMREQKAISDQRLLVSYSEWLTFAEHSLESGFCSIANKACEKALLCFEMNIVDDPANDFVIEKIKKLKDVAVTSASSKSGMFSSGADSRVLQEQKYSGELTRILHFCGS